One genomic window of Plasmodium coatneyi strain Hackeri chromosome 12, complete sequence includes the following:
- a CDS encoding PST-A protein: MGGCVYYDEDIIAPTTTRLDGKPTLGAFFNKDGLLMRTYGWLVKNAIGVIILIHGLNSHARLTFLRHNVEIVDNSRAILKDENNFYVYKDSWVEHFNKEGYSVYALDLQGHGLSHGWKDLSLHINNFDDLVHDVIQYLNIINDELCLKDEENDSKTTCENQTDCTTLCDGNNEGNSDRCNRNVRRNKSNPKSNKNPQSDKDPKSNKDPQSNKDPKSNKNPQSNKNPQCNKNPQCNKNPQCNKNPQSNKNPQCNKNPQSNKNPQSNKNPQCNKNPQSNKNPQCNKNPQCNKDPQSNEDPQSNKDLQIDKKPRCSEGRKNNKCCPCPIFIIGQSMGGNVALRTLQLLEKTKNNGKGNLNIQGCISLSSMICFQKIASPRSYKYKVFYLPFSRIISGFFPTLRLATKIGFQKYPYLNDLSNFDKIRSKIGVTVKYWCELLRATSNLEKDMKFIPSDIPILLIHSKDDIFCYYGGVKSFFNRLNNNNKELITLENMEHGLTSEPGNEMVLQSIVNWIGNLNTKKEMAKTLKKK, encoded by the coding sequence atggGTGGGTGTGTATACTATGACGAAGATATCATAGCCCCAACTACTACTAGACTAGACGGCAAACCAACACTTGGCGCTTTCTTTAATAAGGATGGCTTATTAATGAGAACGTATGGCTGGTTAGTAAAAAACGCCATAGGAGTTATAATATTAATTCATGGTCTAAATTCACATGCAAGATTGACCTTTTTAAGACATAACGTTGAAATCGTGGACAACTCTAGGGCTATATTAAAAgatgaaaacaatttttacgtTTATAAAGACAGCTGGGTAGAACATTTTAATAAAGAAGGCTATTCAGTATATGCATTAGATTTACAAGGTCATGGACTGTCCCACGGGTGGAAAGACTTAAGTCTGCACATTAACAACTTTGATGATTTAGTGCATGACGTAATACAGTATcttaatataattaatgatGAATTATGTTTAAaagatgaggaaaatgatTCCAAGACAACTTGCGAAAACCAGACGGATTGTACTACTCTTTGTGATGGCAACAATGAAGGTAATAGTGATAGATGTAACAGAAATGTGAGGAGGAATAAAAGTAATCCCAAAAGCAATAAAAATCCCCAAAGTGACAAGGATCCGAAAAGCAACAAGGATCCCCAAAGTAACAAGGATCCCAAAAGCAACAAGAATCCCCAAAGTAACAAGAATCCCCAATGTAACAAGAATCCCCAATGTAACAAGAATCCCCAATGTAACAAGAATCCCCAAAGTAACAAGAATCCCCAATGTAACAAGAATCCCCAAAGTAACAAGAATCCCCAAAGTAACAAGAATCCCCAATGTAACAAGAATCCCCAAAGTAACAAGAATCCCCAATGTAACAAGAATCCCCAATGTAACAAGGATCCCCAAAGCAACGAGGATCCCCAAAGCAACAAGGATCTTCAAATCGATAAGAAACCCCGGTGTAGTGAAGGACGtaagaataataaatgtTGTCCATGTCCAATATTCATAATTGGTCAATCAATGGGCGGAAACGTTGCTTTAAGAACATTACAACTTTTAGAGAAGACAAAAAACAATGGGAAAGGAAATTTAAATATTCAAGGATGCATCTCATTATCAAGTATGATTTGTTTTCAGAAAATAGCTTCACCACgttcatataaatataaagttttttatttaccaTTTTCAAGAATAATTAGTGGCTTCTTCCCAACGTTAAGACTTGCCACAAAAATAGGATTTCAAAAATATCCCTATCTTAATGATCTTTCTAATTTTGATAAAATTCGATCCAAAATTGGCGTAACCGTAAAATATTGGTGTGAACTTCTAAGAGCAACAAGTAACTTAGAAAAGGATATGAAATTTATCCCCAGTGATATTCCTATATTGCTAATTCATTCCAAAGatgatattttttgttattacGGAGGTGtaaaatcattttttaatagattaaataataataataaagaacTGATTACGTTAGAAAATATGGAGCATGGGTTGACCTCAGAGCCTGGGAACGAAATGGTCTTACAAAGCATCGTTAATTGGATTGGAAAtttaaacacaaaaaaagaaatggccaaaactttaaagaaaaaataa